One Acidimicrobiales bacterium genomic window carries:
- a CDS encoding helix-turn-helix transcriptional regulator → MAGATEAAAVGERLRAVRRLRQLSLEEVERRSGGRWSASAVGAYERGFRNMTVERLRELAEFYDVPLGALLGSEDVLVLPSTDVPSRVVLDLDALSAEPEAAAVLRFARSIAEERGRPDSLLAIRAGDVRTLCVLLQMDEAALLSRLRSWGALAGRR, encoded by the coding sequence ATGGCGGGTGCGACCGAAGCCGCCGCCGTCGGCGAGCGGCTACGCGCCGTTCGGCGCCTGCGGCAGCTGTCGTTGGAAGAGGTCGAGCGCCGATCGGGCGGTCGATGGAGCGCGTCGGCGGTCGGGGCCTACGAGCGGGGGTTCCGGAACATGACCGTCGAGCGGCTCCGCGAGCTGGCGGAGTTCTACGACGTGCCGCTCGGCGCCCTGCTCGGCAGCGAGGACGTGCTCGTCCTGCCGAGCACGGACGTCCCGAGCCGGGTCGTGCTCGACCTCGACGCCCTGTCGGCCGAGCCCGAGGCCGCGGCGGTGCTGCGCTTCGCCCGCTCGATCGCGGAGGAGCGGGGCCGGCCGGACTCGCTGCTCGCCATCAGGGCCGGTGACGTGCGCACGCTCTGCGTGCTGCTCCAGATGGACGAGGCCGCGCTCCTGTCCCGGCTGCGCAGCTGGGGCGCCCTGGCCGGTCGCCGGTAG